Genomic DNA from uncultured Desulfuromusa sp.:
TTGACATGTTTAATGGAGCGCCCGATCGCTACAACTGGAAGCTGCTCGGCAAAAAAGAGATATACATCCCTTACAATAATTATCTTCTCCACAGCGATAAATTGAAGTACAAGGATATCCTGACTCCGTTGCATGTGAATCCTGATTATTTGCGTTATGAGCTGCATCGTGTCTGGGTTGTTGAAGCCACCTTGCGTGAAGGAGCTCGCCATCTGTATAAAAAACGGGTTTTCTATATCGATGAAGACTCCTGGCAGATTATGGTCGCCGAACATTACGATAACCGTGATCAGCTCTGGCGCGTCTCCGAAGGTCATTCAATCAACTACTACGAAGTGCCGACTTTCTGGACAACCCTGGAAACCCATTATGACCTCCAGTCTGGGCGGTATCTAGCTCTTGGCCTGGACAATGAGTCGGAAATGTACGATTTCAGCATTAAACGGACCGATCAGGATTATTCCCCTGGTGCTCTACGTCGGGCTGGTCGTCGTTAATAAGTTTTAAACCGTGAAGTCTTGGCCGAGTCGGCAACGGCTCGGCCATTTTTTATGCCTTTTCAGAGTGCGTTAACTATGAAAAAAACTTTTGAACATTTCGACACCTATATACTTGTAATCTGCATCAGCCTATTAATATTTCTCTATGGCACCACCTCGGCCAGTGGCAGCGAAGAGGCAGTCATTGCGCCACTGGCAAGTCAATCATTACTCCTTGACGCCCAACGTGTGGAAAATACCCTGATTGTCGTCGGTGAGCGTGGCCATATTCTCATAAGCGAAGATAATGGCAACAGCTGGACTCAATCTCAGGTGCCGACACGAGCGACCCTGACAGGAGTCTATTTCATTGACCGCCTTAATGGTTGGGTTGTTGGTCATGATCAGGTCATTTTACGAACTGGAGACGGTGGAAAAAGCTGGGAGCTCGTTTATGAAGATGCAGAAGCGGAAAGCCCCCTACTGGATATTCTTTTTCTTGACGGCAAACATGGATACGCCATTGGCGCATATGGGCAGTTTCTGGAGTCTTTTGACGGTGGCAGCAGTTGGGAAGGGCGCTGGATCAGTGAGGATGATTTCCATTTAAACCAGATCATTGCTGTTGGAGATCAATTATTTATCGCCGCTGAAGCTGGTTTTGTCTATCGTTCAGATGATCAAGGCCAAACCTGGACGCTTCTGGATCCAGACTATCAGGGCTCCTTTTTTGGTATTTTCCCGGGAGAAAAAGGGAGATTGCTGCTATTTGGCTTGCGCGGTCATCTGTTCCATTCTGATGATTCAGGTGAAACATGGGCCGCAGCGACAACAGGAACAGAGGCAAGTTTAACCAGCGGAATTCGGCTCAGCGATGGCACTTTGGTGATAACCGGTTTAGCCGGAGCTCTCTTAACAAGTCACGATAACGGCTC
This window encodes:
- a CDS encoding YCF48-related protein, translating into MKKTFEHFDTYILVICISLLIFLYGTTSASGSEEAVIAPLASQSLLLDAQRVENTLIVVGERGHILISEDNGNSWTQSQVPTRATLTGVYFIDRLNGWVVGHDQVILRTGDGGKSWELVYEDAEAESPLLDILFLDGKHGYAIGAYGQFLESFDGGSSWEGRWISEDDFHLNQIIAVGDQLFIAAEAGFVYRSDDQGQTWTLLDPDYQGSFFGIFPGEKGRLLLFGLRGHLFHSDDSGETWAAATTGTEASLTSGIRLSDGTLVITGLAGALLTSHDNGSTFILHQDPDRKGFSQLLQAADDSIIALGDFGVTKLPQQSIH